A portion of the Podospora pseudoanserina strain CBS 124.78 chromosome 2, whole genome shotgun sequence genome contains these proteins:
- a CDS encoding hypothetical protein (EggNog:ENOG503P8BT), which yields MARKKKSGAARKGIDGQLALPRHDMDPRPETSPYASPTCTVPFASPLTLPKDILLRSPRLHAAYEDNLPELPEISDDVSHVLVHYLHTGTYETLKPKAADDLPRQIAELKTSIQAYAAAKHYDLPDLMKLAEAKIERYGEGLPLPSLLEVARDAHPNLCDNDDWFLNFLRAKIRPHLKDAKALRESDLLDQISNILSPNRVLLRTVLEIFCESYVPKPQPPPPSQQAAPQQPQSQQQQQQQPSTPGSSRATSPPPAPGTPMSNIDLRSRTISREDSFPTPSSRKSTKTAVPWPSQDEMSGTDGQHDSPNEAFSDPYLPALPVQTSQQVQVEEPLAQSKPVFELDPISETPTVVEHEEPAREAFREVVEEIKVKAHEQVHTEDLAHLAPVLEEKEKEKQLEKLGPVPTLAKQRERADSGKHIDMDPEPAGEFRALPVLQEGPTSSVPIVISDKVPALEPKINPRAALRQADSGFWSEIDTASEHEQAVVGKEALAPAVVEVEVPLTPPLQEVLPVAEINELVSAPSKAGDDQERDQNKPSVAAPINDKAELDSPKDEAKDEASEPAKEEAETASQPALSALLPSPKPAIALPSKLELPAEILEAVSASVAEDTQEQKEEDKEDQMEKSVFPATHLSQEGPSISKEPEVAEAAPAPRVEVENTVTQGTQEDADKVPDVADTVGPAESQTAEQKPQPESEPAASTVEQPQPVPVVVPKTSRARSLRSLKNGVMGRGSSSSLHLTLARTRSKFSSSNKNLPVSVSLPAAESSSAPKPEAEAPAIKGKSQSPAVVSGSGGGWKKKLFRYPVLFGRGM from the exons ATGGccagaaaaaagaagagcgGTGCCGCCAGGAAGGGAATCGACGGCCAGCTTGCTCTCCCCAGGCACGACATGGATCCCCGTCCCGAGACTTC ACCATACGCAAGCCCCACCTGCACAGTTCCTTTTGCAAGCCCCTTGACGCTGCCCAAGgacatcctcctcagaaGCCCCAGGCTCCACGCCGCCTATGAGGATAACCTTCCCGAGCTCCCAGAGATCTCGGATGACGTTAGCCACGTTCTTGTACATTACCTCCACACCGGCACCTACGAGACCCTCAAGCCAAAGGCTGCCGACGACCTCCCACGCCAGATTGCCGAGCTCAAGACCAGCATCCAGGCCTACGCCGCCGCGAAACACTACGATCTCCCAGACCTCATGAAGCTTGCTGAGGCCAAGATTGAAAGGTATGGCGAGGGCCTgcccctcccttccctgCTGGAGGTGGCCAGAGACGCCCACCCCAATCTCTGCGACAATGACGACTGGTTTTTGAATTTTTTAAGGGCAAAGATTCGTCCTCATCTCAAGGACGCCAAGGCCCTCCGAGAATCCGACCTGCTGGACCAAATCAGCAACATCCTTTCTCCCAACCGGGTGCTGCTGCGCACCGTCCTGGAAATATTCTGTGAGAGCTATGTCCCCAAGCCGCagcctccacccccatcacaacAGGCTGCcccacaacagccacagagccagcagcagcagcagcagcagcctaGCACCCCCGGCAGCTCGAGGGcgacatcacctcccccagcacCGGGGACTCCCATGTCCAACATAGACCTCAGATCCAGGACCATCTCCAGGGAGGACTCATTCCCAACGCCGTCCTCCAGGAAGAGCACCAAGACAGCCGTGCCCTGGCCCTCCCAGGACGAAATGAGTGGGACTGACGGTCAGCATGATTCGCCCAACGAGGCGTTTTCTGACCCCTACCTGCCCGCCTTGCCCGTTCAGACTTCACAACAGGTGCAGGTGGAAGAGCCGCTGGCACAGTCGAAACCCGTGTTTGAGCTGGACCCCATCTCAGAGACGCCAACTGTGGTCGAGCATGAGGAGCCGGCCCGTGAGGCATTCAGAGAGGTGGTCGAGGAAATCAAGGTGAAGGCGCACGAACAAGTGCACACCGAAGACTTGGCCCATCTCGCCCCGGTgcttgaggagaaggagaaggagaagcagcttgAAAAGCTTGGCCCTGTTCCGACCCTCGCAAAGCAGCGCGAGCGCGCCGACTCAGGCAAGCACATCGACATGGACCCAGAGCCGGCGGGCGAGTTCAGAGCTCTCCCAGTTCTCCAGGAGGGCCCCACCTCGTCGGTCCCCATTGTGATCTCCGACAAAGTGCCTGCCCTTGAGCCCAAGATCAATCCTCGTGCGGCCTTGAGACAAGCCGATTCGGGGTTCTGGTCCGAAATCGATACTGCCTCGGAGCACGAGCAGGCCGTCGTCGGCAAGGAGGCTCTTGCTCCTGCGGttgtcgaggtggaggtaCCTCTGACCCCACCTCTGCAGGAGGTTCTGCCCGTGGCCGAGATCAACGAGCTCGTCAGTGCCCCCTCCAAGGCTGGGGATGATCAGGAGCGGGACCAAAACAAGCCTTCCGTTGCTGCGCCTATCAATGATAAGGCCGAGCTCGATTCGCCCAAGGACGAGGCCAAGGATGAGGCCTCTGAACCGGCTAaagaggaggccgagacTGCCTCCCAACCGGCCCTGTCAGCCTTGCTTCCCTCCCCTAAGCCCGCCATTGCGCTTCCTAGTAAGCTCGAGCTTCCGGCTGAAATCCTCGAGGCGGTTTCCGCCTCCGTCGCTGAAGACACCCAGGAAcaaaaagaggaggacaaggaggaccAGATGGAGAAGTCAGTCTTCCCCGCCACCCATCTCTCCCAAGAAGGGCCCTCGATTTCCAAAGAG CCCGAAGTCGCTGAAGCTGCGCCCGCTCCAAGAGTGGAGGTCGAGAACACCGTCACCCAAGGGACCCAGGAGGACGCCGACAAAGTTCCCGACGTTGCTGACACCGTTGGGCCCGCTGAGTCCCAAACGGCTGAGCAGAAGCCGCAGCCGGAGTCGGAGCCCGCTGCGTCGACCGTTGAGCAGCCACAGCCCGTTCCAGTCGTCGTCCCGAAGACCAGCAGAGCGAGGAGCCTCAGGAGCCTCAAGAACGGCGTCATGGGCAGGGGTTCCTCGTCGTCCCTCCACCTCACACTCGCAAGGACGCGCTCCAAGTtttccagcagcaacaagaaccTCCCCGTCTCCGTTTCACTTCCAGCTGCCGAGTCTTCATCGGCGCCTAAGCCAGAGGCTGAAGCCCCAGCAATCAAAGGCAAATCCCAAAGTCCGGCAGTAGTTtcgggcagcggcggcggctggaaGAAAAAGCTCTTCCGCTACCCGGTTCTCTTTGGTCGTGGCATGTGA
- a CDS encoding hypothetical protein (EggNog:ENOG503PGWV), producing MVQPGRSASMKAAITKTTSVRIRNWVKSSNSSGEIVSTGPHSSWPEITHLGGGRVNDEQNPITEPSPIPRSRAVSADSSRWKALPVIPSQKQNADLSTESADVEKLMGKIMLDSPSLPTGSNDKTATQALDPRTILPNTVYTATPVTGLRTPPPTPDSASGSSATAITITRPMGSDSTEELPVRNTRYISLARNTVSRSACGSIDTTVAKHPSSQHGDWTLLLSRIERKVW from the exons ATGGTTCAGCCAGGACGGTCGGCCTCCATGAAAgctgccatcaccaaaacgACGAGCGTCCGGATACGGAACTGGGTGAAGAGCTCCAACAGCAGCGG AGAGATAGTTTCTACAGGCCCACACAGTTCGTGGCCAGAGATCACGCATCTTGGCGGTGGCCGTGTCAACGACGAGCAAAATCCCATCACTGAGCCGAGCCCTATACCGCGAAGCCGAGCAGTCTCTGCGGACA GCTCCAGGTGGAAGGCGCTTCCAGTTATCCCTTCTCAAAAGCAGAACGCGGACCTGTCCACTGAGTCTGCAGATGTTGAAAAGCTGATGGGAAAGATCATGCTGGACAGCCCCTCGCTGCCGACAGGGAGTAATGACAAAACTGCTACCCAGGCGCTTGATCCCAGAACCATACTCCCAAATACCGTCTATACAGCCACCCCGGTGACAGGGCTAAGAACGCCGCCACCGACACCAGATAGTGCAAGCGGCAGCTCAGCAACGGCGATTACCATCACCAGACCGATGGGCAGCGATAGCACCGAGGAACTTCCGGTTCGAAACACTCGGTACATCTCTCTCGCCCGAAATACAGTCTCCAGGAGCGCATGTGGCTCCATCGACACTACCGTGGCGAAGCACCCTTCCTCGCAGCATGGGGACTGGACATTGCTTCTCAGCAGGATCGAGAGGAAGGTGTGG TAA
- a CDS encoding hypothetical protein (EggNog:ENOG503PBIG; COG:O) yields MHVFINGACPWLNPHLRKFILDHVPDAIFYDSFEDFPNEPLEESFQYLDGWEIGRNFAILNNSKNGLINAYPSSDALARKDYLARVVDFWRAKRPESKLPDHVPLTVRLSLDYAEYVDESLTAADDLSLLYSLEQNESREPIERDWWILKPALIDCGAGIRIFSTVEELASHLELAEYEYTDDEEEAEEEEEREKEKEKEKDGVSLSLPGLNALDALVTTISGFGLDEKKAQGGGKGDHKRVQYVFKKDGRIPSAQMREFVAQQYIVRIPPVEGKKWHVRAYVLAMGRLKVHVFRELLALLACEDYQPPWENPSLRSSLTNTALQDEDEFVSNESMRDFWSDAVPEKLLRDGWKEGVWDQICNVTAELFKAAAHTMADKFNTVGKSFELFAADFLVDDNGKVWLLEVNETPAFYNHDKAGELALRLMESVVFAAMEHMGKARAGDGKFDAVKSRFVKVLDETTNLPKSQITEINCS; encoded by the coding sequence ATGCACGTCTTCATCAACGGGGCCTGTCCTTGGCTCAACCCCCATCTTCGCAAGTTCATTCTCGACCACGTCCCCGACGCCATCTTCTATGACAGCTTTGAGGACTTCCCCAATGAGCCCCTGGAGGAGTCCTTTCAGTACCTGGACGGCTGGGAGATTGGACGCAACTTTGCAATTCTCAACAACTCCAAGAACGGGCTGATCAACGCCTACCCATCCAGCGACGCTTTGGCACGCAAGGACTACCTCGCCAGGGTGGTTGACTTTTGGCGGGCAAAGAGACCCGAGAGCAAGCTGCCCGACCATGTTCCCCTCACTGTGAGGCTCTCGCTTGACTACGCCGAGTACGTAGACGAGTCGCTCACAGCGGCCGATGATCTGAGCTTGCTGTACTCGCTGGAACAGAATGAGAGCCGCGAGCCAATTGAGAGAGACTGGTGGATTTTGAAGCCGGCGCTGATTGATTGTGGCGCGGGAATCCGAATCTTCAGCACTGTGGAAGAGTTGGCTAGTCACCTGGAATTGGCCGAGTACGAGTACactgatgacgaggaagaggccgaggaagaggaagagagggaaaaggaaaaagaaaaggaaaaggatggCGTCTCCCTGTCGTTGCCCGGACTGAATGCTTTGGACGCGTTGGTCACAACCATCAGCGGGTTTGGGCttgacgagaagaaggcgcagGGTGGGGGCAAAGGCGACCACAAACGAGTGCAGTACGTCTTCAAGAAGGACGGACGGATTCCTTCGGCACAGATGCGGGAGTTTGTCGCGCAGCAATACATTGTCCGCATACCACCAGTTGAGGGCAAGAAGTGGCATGTCAGGGCTTACGTCTTGGCCATGGGTCGTTTGAAGGTTCACGTGTTCCGAGAACTACTCGCTCTTTTAGCCTGCGAGGACTACCAGCCCCCATGGGAGAACCCAAGCTTGCGGTCGAGCCTCACCAACACGGCTCTccaggatgaggacgagtTTGTCAGCAACGAGTCCATGAGAGACTTTTGGTCGGACGCAGTGCCCGAGAAGCTGTTGCGGGATGGGTGGAAGGAGGGCGTCTGGGATCAGATATGCAACGTGACAGCGGAACTGTTCAAGGCTGCTGCGCACACCATGGCTGATAAGTTCAACACGGTTGGCAAATCGTTTGAGCTTTTCGCTGCTGACTTTTTGGTCGATGACAACGGAAAGGTGTGGCTGTTGGAGGTGAACGAAACACCAGCCTTTTACAACCATGACAAGGCTGGAGAGTTGGCGCTTCGGCTGATGGAGAGCGTTGTGTTTGCCGCAATGGAGCACATGGGCAAGGCGCGagctggggatgggaagTTCGATGCTGTCAAGAGTCGATTTGTCAAGGTGTTGGACGAAACCACAAACCTGCCTAAGAGTCAAATAACAGAGATAAACTGTTCTTGA
- a CDS encoding hypothetical protein (EggNog:ENOG503PXRH), which yields MSLFIGSKSASSRQGSYIYRDKHPSFSHGSRNKYRGRDPKVSGATLVENEAGDRPLTGTSFLFVVNELNNNYEAQTHGSEPLRDQWLNFMPPERADEYLDEWPGMVFRYLQEPQGGVITPADEYRWYRPGRGHEGHIVRVDTAGNITGHPVICRQATIFSCSNHLPVIVGPGDASLGNSRVVRHVLDSDNMFYWSLLHISRWDDGSNISYVNSEGRGVPSVVGRNPSWIPSLVPQVYSNPNANLVSGGLSGDLSVLIGLMAFHSRVGRASDVFISQKWHHNRWIGSQHAPTHVPRTQEENPRGFFVQVCLDNLVRGLEDSDENNIRAEDCLQHVLALEWHSVLVREN from the exons ATGAGTCTGTTCATT GGCAGCAaatctgcttcttctcgtcaGGGTAGTTATATTTACCGTGATAAGCACCCTTCCTTCAGCCATGGCTCCCGCAACAAGTATCGCGGTCGCGACCCCAAGGTCTCTGGTGCCACCCTAGTTGAAAATGAAGCTGGAGATCGACCTCTCACTGGCACCTCATTCTTATTTGTGGTCAACGaactcaacaacaactatGAGGCTCAGACTCACGGAAGCGAGCCACTTCGGGATCAGTGGTTGAACTTCATGCCCCCTGAACGCGCGGATGAGTACTTGGACGAATGGCCGGGAATGGTATTCCGGTATCTGCAGGAACCGCAAGGCGGCGTCATCACTCCGGCTGATGAGTATCGGTG GTACCGCCCTGGCCGAGGACACGAAGGTCATATCGTTCGAGTCGATACGGCAGGCAACATCACCGGCCACCCCGTTATTTGCCGTCAAGCGACCATTTTCTCCTGTAGCAACCACCTACCCGTGATTGTTGGGCCTGGTGACGCATCTCTTGGTAACTCGAGAGTTGTACGCCATGTCCTGGACAGCGACAACATGTTTTACTGGAGCCTCCTGCACATTAGCCGCTGGGATGATGGCTCCAACATCAGTTATGTCAACTCCGAGGGGCGAGGTGTGCCTTCTGTCGTCGGTAGAAACCCTTCTTGGATTCCCTCGCTCGTTCCTCAGGTGTACTCGAATCCAAATGCAAACCTGGTGTCAGGTGGGCTGTCTGGTGATTTGTCCGTCTTGATTGGGCTTATGGCTTTCCACAGCAGGGTAGGAAGGGCGAGTGACGTGTTCATCTCGCAAAAATGGCATCACAATCGGTGGATTGGAAGTCAGCACGCACCGACACATG TGCCAAGAACCCAAGAGGAAAATCCGCGCGGCTTTTTTGTCCAAGTGTGTCTGGACAATCTGGTAAGGGGACTGGAGGACAGTGATGAGAACAACATCCGGGCTGAGGACTGCTTGCAGCATGTTTTGGCACTGGAATGGCACAGTGTTCTTGTCAGAGAGAACTGA